ATGCCAACCCGGCGAGCACCATCTTTTTCGAACTCGATTTCTAATTATTCATTACAAAAAATCATCAGGACTAATTATTTGAAATAATAGTAGTTAGTCTTGATTTTCTCTATTTTTTTAGATTCTAAATCTTTTTTATAAAGGTTTATAGACATCGTATTAATCAAAACGCTTTATCATGAAACGAATCCTACTTGTGAATATTTTCGTTCTTCTATTTACCAATAGTTTTGCGCAACAATATTCATCCGATTCTACCAAGTCACACCATATTCAGGAAGTTATTGTGATTGGAACGACTAAAATTTCCAGCAAAGAAAACAAACCCTTAGGTTCAATAGATGAATACCTGGAAAAATCTGCGAAAGTAGATATGGTGAAACGGGGCGCTTATGCCTGGGAACCGCTCATCAATGGTTTGCCGACCGAACGAACTTTAGTCACTATTGACGGAATGCGAATTTTCGGAGCGTGTACCGATAAAATGGATCCGATTACATCTTATATCGAAGTTTCTAATTTAATGGAAGCCAGTATCAGTTCAGGTCAGGAAGGTTCTTGCCACGGAAATACCATCGGCGGTTCTATCGATTTGAAAAGAAACAAAATGATGTTTGGTCAAAAGAAATGGAATTTTAATTTGAACAGCGGTTATGAATCAGTAAATCAGCAAAAGATTTTCGGCGCAGGAACGAATTTTAAAACAGAGAAATTTTATACCGATGTTAATTTTATGACGCGTGATGCTGAAAATTATAAAGCCGGCGGAAATATCGAAGTTCCGTATTCCCAGTTTCAAAAAATAAATGTTTCCGGAATTTCCGGAGTGAAGTTGGGTGAAAACAAATTATTAGAAACCTCAGTTATTTATGACAAAGCCAATGATGTCGGTTATCCTGCTTTACCAATGGATGTTTCGGTTGCCGAAGCATTAATTACTTCTTTGAAATTTCAAGTGTTGCCAGAAAGTGACTTTCTGAAAAGTTGGGAAACAAAAGTTTATTTCAACACCATCATGCACAGAATGGACGATACCAAAAGAGCAAACGTGCCGATTCACATGGATATGCCGGGTTGGAGTAAAACGTATGGATATTATTCTCACTTGAAATCGGTTTTTAATAACCATAATTTATTACTCAATATTAATGGGTTTTACAACAAATCCCGTGCAGAAATGACGATGTATCCAGTAGATAAAAGTGAAAAATTAATGTTCATGTTGACTTGGCCGGATGTTAGAACTATTGCTCAGGCGATTTATCTGGAAGATCAAATTAATTTGAATCAAAATTCAAGTGTAAGATTATCTGCTTCAGTAACGATGCATCAAAATAAAGTGGAAAGTGAATTTGGCTTAAACAGTTTACAGATTTTTTATCCCGAAATAAATTCGGAAAAAACCAGAGTTCTAAAAAGTTTCGCTGCCAATTACCAGTTTGATAAAAATGGATTTCAGGTAGGTTTCGGTTTAGGATATGGAGATCGTGCGCCATCAGTTTCTGAAGGGTACGGATTTTATTTATTTAACAGTTTTGAGAAATACGATTATATCGGAAATCCAAATCTTAAAAATGAATCTTCATTAGAAGCGAACGCTTTTGTTGGTTTGAAAAAAGAAAGATACAGTGCTAAAGTTTCCTCTTCATATTTTCACATTTCGGATTATATCGTCGGAAAAATCTTAGATCATCTTGTTCCAATGACGATTGGTGCGAATGGTGTTAAAGGTTATACAGCCTTAGATTATGCAACTTTATTTAATATTAGTTTATCAACAGAAGTAAAAGTTGCTGATCCTTTAAAATGGACGACGCAATTTGTTTACACGCGTGGAAAAGACAATAAAAACGAAAATTTGCCTTTTATGAGTCCGTTCAGTTATCAAACTTCTTTGCGTTATGAAAAGAATAAATTCTCCGCAGAAGCAGCCGTTTTTGGAAATACAAAATACCAGGATTTTGCACCACAATATGGTGAATCTGAAACTGCGGCTTATGCGATCATCAATGCGAATTTGGGTTATCAGTTGTCTTTCGGAAAAACAAAAATTTTCACCAGAATAGGAGTAGAAAATATTTTAGATCGCTTTTACACGACCTATTCTGACTGGAATCAGATTCCAAGACCAGGGAGAAATTATTTTGTGAATCTTAATTTCAACCTTTAAAGATTAAAAACCTGACCTTCCGCCGCTTAGTCATCTTAATGCGTTTTCTATAAATTTTGAGTAAATTTGTTAGAATTCAAAACAATAAATTATGAACAGAAAAGATATTATCACAAAAATTATCGAAGAACAAAATAAAGTGATCGAAAGTTTAACGATTTCAGTAGAACGTTATAAAACAGCTTCTGACTTAGATGAGGAAAGTACGCACGATCCCGAAGATTTTTCTCAGCAGACTCAAGCAAAAGATATGCAGTTGCGTTATGAAAAAACGAGACGTGAAGCGTTGCAACAGTTGAATTTTTTACAGAGTGAGATAGAAGAAGAACATGATCAAATTGAAGCCGGTACATTGGTAGAAACCGATCATGGATATCTGTTTGTCGGCATTTCTGTGCCAGCTTTTAAGGTGGGAAACAAAGAAGTCATTACTTTTTCTGAAGAAGCTCCCGTATTTGGTAATATCAAAGGTAAAAAAGTTGGTGACACCGTGAAGATCGGGGAGAATTCGATGAAAATAATATCTTTTAAATAAGAAAAAATTTTTACTCTGTAATCTTGGTTACTGTGGCCCTCAGATTTAAAGAGTAAATTTGCTGAAATATTTTTAATGGAATTGATCGGATACTTTTTAGCGGTGGTAATTGGTCTTGTGATGGGGCTTATTGGCGGTGGTGGAAGTATTTTGAGCGTTCCTATTTTTGTATATATTTTCGGTTTTGACTCTATTACGGCAACAACCTTGTCGCTTTTTGTGGTCGGAGCTACAAGTCTGGTCGGATCTTCTGGATTTATGAAGCAGAAATTGATTGATTTTCCAACCGCTTTTATTTTTGGAGTTCCGTCAATTCTCGGCGTATTGTTTTCCCGAAGATTGATTGTCCCAAACTTACCGGAATATATCATCAATAAATGGGGAATGAGCATTAACAAAGACATGTTTTTACTCTTGCTTTTTGCAATTTTAATGCTGGTGTCTTCCGTTAAAATGATCAGAAAAACCGAAAGACCTTTTGGTAGAAAAGAGAACGGAAATAATTACACCATATTGGTTTCTCAAGGTTTGCTTGTAGGGATTATTACCGGTTTAATAGGAGCCGGCGGCGGATTTTTAATAGTACCGGCATTGGTCATGTTAATCGGGTTGCCCATGAAAAGAGCAGTGGCAACTTCGCTTTTCATCATATCAATGAACTCTCTGCTTGGCTTTTTAAGTTCCATGAAAGCAGTGAGCGCAGACTGGACTTTTCTTGCCGTTTTCACCAGTCTTTCCATTGTCGGAATTTTTATAGGAATTGCGGCTGCGAAGAAAATTGACGGTAGAAAACTGAAACCCATATTCGGCTGGATCGTTTTAGTCATGGGACTGTTAATTATTGTTACAGAAATATTTTTTAAACAACAAATTACGATATGAAGAAGTTAGTGATTTTTACTTTTACCCTGTTTTTATTAACGGCGTGTACCAAAGAACAATCTAAGAATGGGACTGAAACAAGCGTCTCTGCGAAAGATCCAAATGAGATTAGCTTAGAGCAGGAGCCTATTCAGTTAAAAGGCGAAGACGGGAAAATCATAACGGTCACTTATTTTGCGAAAGGTGATGATGTGGCAGTAAAAATTGAGCAAGAAGGGCAGGCCGATGAGACTCTTATCGCCAAGAAAATTTCAACCACCGGTGATCCCATTTTTGCCAATGAAAAACACCTATGGGAAGGTTCAGTTGGAAAAGGAGGGAAAATGACAGACGGGGCAGGAAACACGATCAAATATTCCGAAATAGAAGAATAATACAAATTCGAAAATAATCGAAATAACCGCTTACCGAACAATTGTGAAGTGAGCATAAATATGATAAAAATGAAGATAGAACAAATATATACAGGATGTCTTGCTCAGGGGGCTTATTACATCGTTTCAGAAAACGAAGCCGTAATTATTGATCCTTTGAGAGAAACAAAACCTTACATCGACCGTTTGGAAAAAGACGGGGTAAAATTGAAATATATTTTTGAAACTCATTTCCATGCAGATTTTGTTTCAGGACATGTTGATTTATCTAAAAAAAACAGGCGCACCAATCGTTTACGGACCAACGGCAAATCCAGATTTCGACGCAATCATTGCAGAAGATGGACAAATTTTTGAAATAGGAAAAGTAAAGATTAAAGTGTTGCACACTCCCGGTCACACCATGGAGAGTTCTACTTACCTTTTGATCGATGAGAACGGAAAAGAAACTGCAATTTTCAGTGGCGATACTTTATTCCTGGGCGATGTTGGTCGACCGGATCTGGCGCAGAAAGCAGCAAGCATGACTCAGGAAGAATTGGCCGGAATTTTATACGACAGTTTGCAGACCAAGATCATGCCTTTAGCAGATGACATTACGGTGTATCCCGCGCATGGTGCAGGTTCGGCGTGTGGTAAAAACATGCAGAAAGAAACCGTAGACACTTTGGGAAATCAAAAAAGAACAAACTATGCCTTAAATCAGCCAGACAAAGAATCCTTCATTCGCGAAGTTCTGGATGGTCTTTCTGCACCACCAAAATATTTCGGAATGAATGTAGCCCTCAATAAAGGCGGTTATGAAGATTTTGATACCATTTTGAAAAAAGGAAAACAACCACTTTCATCTGAAGAATTTGAAAAAGTTGCAGAGGATTCAGGTGCGCTAATATTAGATACCAGAAGTGCCGCAGAATTCCACAAAGGATTTGTCCCTAATTCAATTAATATTGGTTTGCAGGGAGATTTTGCGCCGTGGGTTGGTGCCATGATTGTAGATGTACAGCAGCCTCTTTTATTGGTTTCAGATGTAGATTCGGAAGAAGAAACAATCACCAGATTAGCACGGGTTGGGTTTGATAATGTTATAGGCTATTTAAATGGCGGTTTCGAAACCTGGAAGAATGCCGGAAAGGAAGTAGATCATGTTAACAGAATTACCGCAGAATCTTTTGCGCAGCAACTGAATGACAATGCAAAGGTAATCGACGTAAGAAATGAAACAGAATATGCCGCAGAACATGTAAATGAAGCGTACAGTCGCCCTCTAGTTGAAATTAATGAATGGGCGAATAATTTAAACAATGACGAGCATTTTTTTCTTCATTGCGCGGGTGGCTACCGAAGTATGATTGCTGCAAGTATTTTAAATTCCCGTGGTATCAGAAACTTTACAGAAGTGGAAGGAGGTTTTAATAAAATTAAAGAAACCGGTGTTCCTAAAAGTAATTTCGTTTGTCAAAGCAAAACTTTATAGTATGAATTTTAAACATTTAATCATCTTATTGATATTTTTTGCCGGAATTTCTTCCTGCAAAAGTGTAAGTGTAGAAAATGAAGTTTCCCGCACGGAAATAAAAGAAATGGTAACAGATACGGAGACTGTTTTGGTTGATGTACGGATACCGGAAGAATTTGCCGAAAAAACGGCAAAAGGGGCTATTAATATTCCCTTGGCAACCATTGAGCAAAACCTGGATTTTTTGAAAAAGCAAAAGCAAATCGTTGTGTTTTGTAATAGAGGAAGACAGGCCGAACAAGCGGTGGAACTTTTGAAAAAGAATGGGATTACTAACGTTTATAGTGCTAAAACAGTACAAAACGTGGAAGCCATTCAAAATGAAAAATAAGTCTGAAAGATGAATAGATTACTTCAAAAATATAAATTTGGAATTGTTGGGATTTTGGTAGGCGGGATCTTAGGGTATGCGTATTACCATTTTATTGGTTGTAACACCGGAACCTGTGCCATTACCTCAAAGCCCATGAATTCTACAGTCTACGGAATGGTAATGGGTTACTTGATGTTTTCAGTTTTTCAAAAGCCTAAAACAAAGCAGCAGAATGTTTGATTTTATTAAAAAATTATTTGGTGGCAAGACAGTAGATTTAAAAGAGCTCTATGTTAATGGAGCTCAAATTATCGATGTTCGGACTCCTGCAGAATTTTCCAATGGACATATTAAGCAGTCGAAAAATATTCCCTTGCAGGAACTCGTGAGCGAAATGAAGAAACTGGATGTTAAAAAACCCATCATTACGTGTTGTGCCAGCGGAATGCGAAGCGCTTCTGCAAAATCACTTCTGCAACAGAATGGTTTTGAAGTGCACAATGGAGGCGGATGGGCTTCTCTCCAAAATAAATTAAACAAATGAAAAAAATAATACAAGGCTGGACAATCAGCAGAGTATTGTATTTAGCATGTGGAATTTTTTTTATTTTGGTTGCCGCTTTTGATCGCGCCTGGTTTATGATTCCATTAGGACTCTATTTTATGGCGATGGCCATTTTTAAATTTGGCTGTGCAGGAGGTGCATGCGAAATTGTGCGAAAAGAAGAGGGGACTCAAACTTTATAAAAAAACTATAATCTTAATTTTTAAAATATTAAAAGAGATGTCACAAAAATTTAAAGAACTTATCGATTCTGAGCGTCCAGTCTTAATAGACTTTTTTGCCACGTGGTGTGGGCCTTGTAAAGTTCAATCGTCTGTTTTAAATACGGTAAAAGAAAATATTGGCGATGGTGCCCGAATTGTTAAAATAGATATTGATCAGTTTCCGGATATTGCTTCAGAATATGGCGTTCGTGGCGTACCGACTTTGGCGGTATTTAAAAAAAGTGAATTGCTTTATAAGCAAAGCGGCGTTCATGATGTAAATACTTTGACCAATTTATTGCAAAAGTTCATCTAAATTAAATTCAGAGAGAAATGATCGCGATCTGATAAGAATGGAAATTTCTCTCGGAAATTTTCTAATTTTTCTCTGGTGAATTCTGCAGAAATTATATTTTCAGAAGTTGTAGAAACTTCAGTTCCATCAGCGAAATAACAATAAGAGCTCTCGGGGTACTCCAGATTATTACCATCAATTCCGATTCTGTTTAAGCCAAAAACATACGCCTGGTTTTCTATAGCTCTTGCTTTTAATAAAGTTTGCCAGGCATCTATTCGACTTTTTGGCCAGTTTGCGACATACAATATGACATCATAATTGTCATTATTTCTTGTGAAAACAGGAAAGCGTAAATCGTAGCAGACCTGTAATAAGATCCGCCATCCTTTATAATGAACGATCACTTTTTCTTTTCCGGGCGTGTATGTTTTATCTTCCCCCGAATAGGAGAATAAATGTCTTTTGTCATAAGAATAGAAGGTTCCATTTGGTTCTACAAAATACATTCTGTTGTAAAATACATCATTTTCTTTAACGGCTACACTTCCACAAACCGCAGTTTGTCTTTCGTGTGCCAACGATTTCATCCAGCGTAGCGTCTCTTCATTTTCATCAGCAATTTCATTCGGTTTCATGTAGAATCCTGTTGCAAACATTTCAGGCAAAAGTAATATATCGGTTGAAATATATTGCGCTGCTTTTTGAATGGTGTGATAATTCGCATCTTTATCTTTCCAGCTTATGTCTAAATTTATACCTGAAATTTTTAAAGTGTTCATCCTGTATTTTCTATAAAGTTTCTTTAAATATACAATTTTTTTCGCTAAAAAGTTAAAATTTTCCCAAATTGGTCTTATTTTTGAATACAGAAATACATCATTTTAATAAACATTTAAAATTTAAACATTATGAAAAAGTTGGTTTTAGCTTTTACTCTATTTTTTGTTGGACAAATGGCATTCGCTCAGGCGTGGTCTGGAAAAGGTGATCAAAAAATCCAAGTGGGTTTTAATGGTTGGGGTTATGGAACTGGTATTACAGGGACGTACGATTATGGTTTGTCTAAATTGATCTCTGTTGGAGCTGGTGCAAATTTCTTCTTCGATCACGACAATGACAAATATGCTGATGATGATTTCGGTATATTCGGTAGATTAAACTTTCACCTACAAGAACCATTAGGTCTTCCTTCAAACTGGGATATTTATCCAGGTATTGATTTAGGTCTTTTAGGAAAAAGCGGAACCTATTTTGGAGCTCACGTTGGCGTAAGATACTTCTTTAACCAAAATGTTGGTATTTATCTGGAGGCGGGTAACAACGGAAGCTTAGGTGTTTCATTTAACTTATAGTCATTCTATAGCTTATAAGATAAAAAGGTTCTCAATTGAGAACCTTTTTTGTTGGGCATACTTTTGATAAGTTGTATCTTCGCAAATCTTTAATTTTTTAAAAATTTTCAATGACATTAATACAATTATTTCAATTTATTCTGAGCATTTCGATTCTCGTAATCCTTCATGAATTGGGGCATTTTATTCCCGCAAAACTTTTCAAAACAAAGGTTGAGAAATTCTATCTTTTTTTTGATCCTTGGTTTTCAATCGCAAAGAAAAAAATTGGTGATACCGAATACGGAATCGGTTGGCTGCCGTTTGGTGGTTATGTAAAGATCGCGGGAATGGTTGATGAAAGTATGGATACGGAACAGCTGAAACAGCCTGCGCAACCATGGGAGTTCCGAAGTAAACCGGCTTGGCAGCGACTCATCATTATGCTGGGTGGTGTTACCGTGAATTTCTTTTTGGCTTGGGTTATTTATTCTTCTTTAAGTTATTTTAAAGGGGAAATCTACCACGATAATACAAAATTTGAAAACGGAGTTTCAGTTTCTCCCGCAGGTCAAAAAATGGGCTTGAAAAGTGGAGACAAGATTTTAAAAATCGATGGTAAACCTGCCGAAAGAATGGAAACATCGACTATCAATATGCTTTTTGCCAATGAAGTTACCGTTTTAAGAGAGGGTAAAGAAGTTACGTTCCCTATTAATGAAGATGGGGTGGCTGATGTTTTGGCAGAGAATGAAGCTAAATTATATTTTAGTCCGCGTTTTCCTGCGGTAATCGACAATCTTCTTCCAAATGGATCTGCAAAATCTGCTGGTTTAATGAAAGGTGATAAAATTGTCGGGATTAATGGAAAGCCTGTAATGTTTTATGATGAGGTGACTACAAAACTATCACAACTAAAAAATAAGGACGTTGTTTTAGACATTGACCGAAATAATGTCGTGCAACAGTATAATCTAAAATTAAACAATGAAGGTAAAATTGGATTTGGTCCCGGTGGTTCGCTTGCTCAACAGGAATTTGAGAAGACGCGCGTAGTTAAGAAATATACTCTTGCAGAAGCAATTCCAAGAGGTTTCACAAGAACAATTGATGTTTTGGTGATGCAGGTAAAACAGTTCAAAATAGTATTCAATACCAAAACCCAGGGCTATAAGAAAATTTCAGGGCCTATTGGGATTATCAAGCAAATGCCGGAAACCATCAATTGGGAGTTTTTCTGGAGTTTTACGGCGATGTTCTCTGTGTGGTTGGCCTTCCTTAATTTAATCCCGATTCCGGGCTTAGATGGAGGTCACGTAGTGTTTACCCTTTGGGAAATGATCACCGGAAAACCTGTTCCGCAAAAAGTTTTAGAAAATGCTCAGATGATTGGTGTTATTTTCCTGCTTGGATTAATGGTTTTAATCTTCGGAAGTGACATTGTAAAGTGGATTACAGGAAAATTTTAAAAATTTTTGATATTTATTTTGGCAATTCTAAAAAAGTTTTTATATTTGCAAACGCTTAGAGCATAGAGCAACACTCCTCTTTAGCTCAGTTGGTTAGAGCATCTGACTGTTAATCAGAGGGTCCTTGGTTCGAGCCCAAGAAGAGGAGCAAAACCATCACAGAAATGTGATGGTTTTTTTGTGTTTTTATTTCAGAAATCTGATAATGTATGGACCTCATTTACAGGGAAATGGCCTTATCTTATCTTTGTTTTGATCTTATATATCATTTAATTGGGTTGAGATTTTACCCTTCTTAAATAACTTTAGTTGCCATAATTTCTCGGCAATAGAATCCTGCACATTACTTCAGGTTCACAAAATTCCTAAACGACGTTAAGAAGGTTTTCTTTAAAAATAAAAAAACCACCACTCCGAAAAGTGATGGTTTCAATGAATATCATGATAAATTATCTTTTTTTATCTGCCTTCGCAATATTGATGATTACTTTCACCGCTTCTTCCATTGATTCTAAAGCCACATATTCATAAGGCCCATGGAAGTTCATTCCGCCCGCAAAAATATTTGGACAAGGTAATCCCATATA
This DNA window, taken from Kaistella carnis, encodes the following:
- a CDS encoding TonB-dependent receptor plug domain-containing protein — its product is MKRILLVNIFVLLFTNSFAQQYSSDSTKSHHIQEVIVIGTTKISSKENKPLGSIDEYLEKSAKVDMVKRGAYAWEPLINGLPTERTLVTIDGMRIFGACTDKMDPITSYIEVSNLMEASISSGQEGSCHGNTIGGSIDLKRNKMMFGQKKWNFNLNSGYESVNQQKIFGAGTNFKTEKFYTDVNFMTRDAENYKAGGNIEVPYSQFQKINVSGISGVKLGENKLLETSVIYDKANDVGYPALPMDVSVAEALITSLKFQVLPESDFLKSWETKVYFNTIMHRMDDTKRANVPIHMDMPGWSKTYGYYSHLKSVFNNHNLLLNINGFYNKSRAEMTMYPVDKSEKLMFMLTWPDVRTIAQAIYLEDQINLNQNSSVRLSASVTMHQNKVESEFGLNSLQIFYPEINSEKTRVLKSFAANYQFDKNGFQVGFGLGYGDRAPSVSEGYGFYLFNSFEKYDYIGNPNLKNESSLEANAFVGLKKERYSAKVSSSYFHISDYIVGKILDHLVPMTIGANGVKGYTALDYATLFNISLSTEVKVADPLKWTTQFVYTRGKDNKNENLPFMSPFSYQTSLRYEKNKFSAEAAVFGNTKYQDFAPQYGESETAAYAIINANLGYQLSFGKTKIFTRIGVENILDRFYTTYSDWNQIPRPGRNYFVNLNFNL
- a CDS encoding sulfite exporter TauE/SafE family protein, translated to MELIGYFLAVVIGLVMGLIGGGGSILSVPIFVYIFGFDSITATTLSLFVVGATSLVGSSGFMKQKLIDFPTAFIFGVPSILGVLFSRRLIVPNLPEYIINKWGMSINKDMFLLLLFAILMLVSSVKMIRKTERPFGRKENGNNYTILVSQGLLVGIITGLIGAGGGFLIVPALVMLIGLPMKRAVATSLFIISMNSLLGFLSSMKAVSADWTFLAVFTSLSIVGIFIGIAAAKKIDGRKLKPIFGWIVLVMGLLIIVTEIFFKQQITI
- a CDS encoding rhodanese-like domain-containing protein, which gives rise to MNFKHLIILLIFFAGISSCKSVSVENEVSRTEIKEMVTDTETVLVDVRIPEEFAEKTAKGAINIPLATIEQNLDFLKKQKQIVVFCNRGRQAEQAVELLKKNGITNVYSAKTVQNVEAIQNEK
- a CDS encoding DUF6132 family protein translates to MNRLLQKYKFGIVGILVGGILGYAYYHFIGCNTGTCAITSKPMNSTVYGMVMGYLMFSVFQKPKTKQQNV
- a CDS encoding rhodanese-like domain-containing protein, which produces MFDFIKKLFGGKTVDLKELYVNGAQIIDVRTPAEFSNGHIKQSKNIPLQELVSEMKKLDVKKPIITCCASGMRSASAKSLLQQNGFEVHNGGGWASLQNKLNK
- a CDS encoding thioredoxin family protein gives rise to the protein MSQKFKELIDSERPVLIDFFATWCGPCKVQSSVLNTVKENIGDGARIVKIDIDQFPDIASEYGVRGVPTLAVFKKSELLYKQSGVHDVNTLTNLLQKFI
- a CDS encoding amidohydrolase: MNTLKISGINLDISWKDKDANYHTIQKAAQYISTDILLLPEMFATGFYMKPNEIADENEETLRWMKSLAHERQTAVCGSVAVKENDVFYNRMYFVEPNGTFYSYDKRHLFSYSGEDKTYTPGKEKVIVHYKGWRILLQVCYDLRFPVFTRNNDNYDVILYVANWPKSRIDAWQTLLKARAIENQAYVFGLNRIGIDGNNLEYPESSYCYFADGTEVSTTSENIISAEFTREKLENFREKFPFLSDRDHFSLNLI
- a CDS encoding DUF6646 family protein, with translation MKKLVLAFTLFFVGQMAFAQAWSGKGDQKIQVGFNGWGYGTGITGTYDYGLSKLISVGAGANFFFDHDNDKYADDDFGIFGRLNFHLQEPLGLPSNWDIYPGIDLGLLGKSGTYFGAHVGVRYFFNQNVGIYLEAGNNGSLGVSFNL
- the rseP gene encoding RIP metalloprotease RseP; this translates as MTLIQLFQFILSISILVILHELGHFIPAKLFKTKVEKFYLFFDPWFSIAKKKIGDTEYGIGWLPFGGYVKIAGMVDESMDTEQLKQPAQPWEFRSKPAWQRLIIMLGGVTVNFFLAWVIYSSLSYFKGEIYHDNTKFENGVSVSPAGQKMGLKSGDKILKIDGKPAERMETSTINMLFANEVTVLREGKEVTFPINEDGVADVLAENEAKLYFSPRFPAVIDNLLPNGSAKSAGLMKGDKIVGINGKPVMFYDEVTTKLSQLKNKDVVLDIDRNNVVQQYNLKLNNEGKIGFGPGGSLAQQEFEKTRVVKKYTLAEAIPRGFTRTIDVLVMQVKQFKIVFNTKTQGYKKISGPIGIIKQMPETINWEFFWSFTAMFSVWLAFLNLIPIPGLDGGHVVFTLWEMITGKPVPQKVLENAQMIGVIFLLGLMVLIFGSDIVKWITGKF